Proteins from a single region of Streptomyces spinoverrucosus:
- a CDS encoding magnesium and cobalt transport protein CorA translates to MVEAALYEDGVRVSSPATLADTYRELREKPSGMAWIGLARPTESELLSLAAEFDLHPLSVEDAMEAHQRPKLERYGDTLFVVLRAARYLDAPEEVEFGELHVFVGPDFVITVRHGAAPDLSAVRRRMEETPELLKLGPEAVLYAILDAVVDGYAPVVAGVQNDIDEIETEVFRGDPEVSRRIYELSREMVEFQRATRPLVGMLHGLMAGFAKYGTDEELQRYLRDVADHVTHTSERVDGFRQALTDILTVNTTLVTQQQNAEMRALAEAGFEQNEEIKKISSWAAILFAPTLVGTIYGMNFEHMPELDWSFGYPFAIGLMGVVCVSLYVIFKRRDWL, encoded by the coding sequence GTGGTCGAGGCGGCGCTGTACGAGGACGGCGTGCGGGTCTCCTCCCCCGCGACCCTCGCCGACACCTACCGCGAACTGCGCGAGAAGCCGTCCGGCATGGCCTGGATCGGGCTGGCCCGGCCCACGGAGAGCGAACTCCTCTCCCTGGCCGCGGAGTTCGATCTGCACCCGCTGTCCGTCGAGGACGCGATGGAGGCACACCAGCGGCCGAAGCTGGAACGTTACGGCGACACCCTCTTCGTCGTCCTGCGGGCGGCGCGCTACCTCGACGCGCCAGAGGAGGTCGAGTTCGGCGAGCTGCACGTCTTCGTCGGCCCCGACTTCGTGATCACGGTCCGCCATGGCGCGGCCCCCGACCTGTCGGCGGTGCGCCGCCGCATGGAGGAGACGCCGGAGCTGCTGAAGCTCGGCCCGGAGGCGGTGCTGTACGCGATCCTCGACGCGGTGGTCGACGGCTACGCGCCGGTCGTCGCGGGCGTCCAGAACGACATCGACGAGATCGAGACCGAGGTCTTCCGCGGCGACCCGGAGGTCTCGCGCCGCATCTACGAGCTCTCCCGCGAAATGGTCGAGTTCCAGCGCGCCACCCGACCCCTGGTCGGGATGCTGCACGGCCTGATGGCGGGCTTCGCCAAGTACGGCACGGACGAGGAACTCCAGCGCTACCTACGGGACGTGGCCGATCACGTCACCCACACCAGCGAACGCGTCGACGGCTTCCGCCAGGCGCTGACCGACATCCTGACGGTGAACACGACTCTCGTGACCCAGCAGCAGAACGCGGAGATGCGGGCGCTCGCGGAGGCGGGGTTCGAGCAGAACGAGGAGATCAAGAAGATCTCGTCGTGGGCGGCGATTCTGTTTGCTCCCACGCTGGTTGGAACTATCTACGGCATGAACTTCGAGCACATGCCCGAGTTGGACTGGAGCTTCGGATACCCCTTTGCGATCGGCCTGATGGGGGTGGTTTGCGTCAGTTTGTACGTGATTTTCAAGCGACGGGACTGGCTCTGA
- a CDS encoding restriction endonuclease, translated as MSLIGGVACLVLLVVSWHVIWPYLIGGFVLVGSISGGWWLWRINRSVKGRDDQWRQEEALKAGRRSLIEVDAMSGGEFEDFVVGLCRRDGCTEVRRVGGSHDDGADVLGRLPDGRSMVIQCKRYSPKSRIPSREVRDLLGSRVHFKADVAIFVTTTYFTGPSERTAVQNGVIAVHRDHLGLWNNGASLLSLSEVNGAGQGDRRHRARYRETYE; from the coding sequence TTGAGCTTGATCGGTGGTGTCGCCTGCCTCGTTCTACTGGTCGTGTCCTGGCATGTGATCTGGCCGTACCTCATCGGTGGGTTCGTTCTCGTCGGGAGTATCTCCGGCGGGTGGTGGCTGTGGCGTATCAATCGATCTGTAAAAGGGCGCGATGACCAGTGGCGGCAGGAGGAGGCACTCAAGGCCGGCCGCCGATCCCTCATCGAAGTGGACGCGATGTCGGGTGGTGAATTCGAGGACTTCGTCGTGGGTCTGTGCCGACGCGACGGATGCACTGAGGTTCGCCGGGTCGGCGGCTCGCACGACGATGGCGCGGACGTGCTGGGGCGTCTGCCGGACGGCCGGAGCATGGTGATTCAGTGCAAGCGTTACTCACCGAAGAGCAGGATTCCGAGCCGCGAGGTCCGAGACCTTCTGGGCTCAAGGGTTCACTTCAAGGCCGACGTGGCGATCTTCGTTACAACTACGTACTTCACCGGACCGTCCGAGCGGACCGCAGTACAGAACGGCGTCATCGCGGTGCACCGCGACCATCTCGGTTTGTGGAACAACGGCGCCTCGCTTCTGTCGCTCAGCGAGGTGAACGGGGCGGGACAAGGTGATCGTAGGCATCGTGCTCGCTACAGGGAGACATACGAGTAG
- a CDS encoding nucleotidyl transferase AbiEii/AbiGii toxin family protein: protein MPELHTRLLADVIALGSPYPLVLTGGYAVRAHRLVNRPSQDLDVATENPAPMADIAAALCSGLTARGWKVQALETAPLSARFTVTDPTTGQECEVDILKEIFWRPVAQSPYGPVLAEEDVIGTKVRALADRGAPRDPIDVFAASRRWTNAELEEFGRRHARGRFEHEDLQANLSGAEWTDDEAFATYGLDDATITTLRTWALEWADDLASRLLEVSDDPDTD, encoded by the coding sequence ATGCCGGAGCTGCACACGCGGCTCCTGGCCGATGTGATCGCCCTCGGTTCGCCGTACCCGTTGGTCCTCACCGGCGGATACGCCGTGCGGGCGCACCGCCTCGTCAACCGCCCCAGCCAGGACCTCGATGTCGCCACCGAGAACCCGGCACCCATGGCCGACATCGCAGCCGCGCTCTGCAGCGGCCTGACAGCCCGGGGCTGGAAGGTACAGGCGCTGGAGACTGCCCCACTGTCCGCCCGCTTCACCGTGACGGACCCCACCACCGGGCAGGAGTGCGAAGTCGACATCCTCAAAGAGATCTTCTGGCGGCCCGTCGCCCAGAGCCCGTACGGGCCTGTCCTCGCCGAGGAGGACGTGATCGGGACCAAGGTCCGTGCCCTCGCCGACCGCGGGGCGCCCCGCGATCCGATCGACGTGTTCGCCGCGTCCCGCCGCTGGACGAATGCCGAGTTGGAGGAGTTCGGCCGACGTCACGCCCGCGGTCGTTTCGAGCACGAGGACCTCCAGGCGAACCTCAGCGGAGCCGAGTGGACCGACGACGAAGCCTTCGCCACCTACGGCCTCGACGATGCCACCATCACCACTCTGCGCACGTGGGCCTTGGAGTGGGCTGATGACCTCGCGAGCCGCCTCCTCGAAGTGTCCGACGACCCGGACACCGACTGA
- a CDS encoding winged helix DNA-binding domain-containing protein: MTQTTTVLGTRALNRATLDRQLLLRRAPLSAKAAVEHLVGLQAQEVKPPYYALAARLDGFRPEELAGLLADRAAVRIVTLRSTIHLHTGDDALTLRPLVQPARDREIRIFRKGLVGVDLERLATVARELVEAEPRTMRQLREALIAEWPDADPQALAVAARCTLPLVQVTPRGLWGRSAQVALTTAEHWLGRPAEPAATPESAVLRYLGAFGPASVKDMQTWSGLTRMRPVFERLRPQLVAFRDESGVELFDLPDAPRPDPETPAPPRFLPEFDNLLLSHADRTRVVPPARHGRTWQANTFYCPLLVDGFLAGVWRLLDGALVVEPFDSLTRAQRDEVTEEGARMLQVLHQESYDIRFGTVIP; this comes from the coding sequence ATGACCCAGACGACGACCGTGCTCGGCACCCGCGCCCTCAACCGCGCCACCCTCGACCGGCAGCTGCTCCTGCGCCGCGCGCCGCTGTCCGCGAAGGCGGCCGTGGAGCACCTCGTCGGACTGCAGGCCCAGGAGGTCAAGCCGCCCTACTACGCGCTCGCCGCCCGCCTCGACGGCTTCCGCCCCGAGGAGCTCGCCGGGCTGCTCGCCGACCGCGCGGCGGTCCGGATCGTCACCCTGCGCTCGACCATCCATCTGCACACCGGCGACGACGCCCTCACCCTGCGGCCGCTGGTCCAGCCCGCCCGCGACCGGGAGATCAGGATCTTCCGCAAGGGCCTCGTCGGCGTCGACCTGGAGCGGCTCGCCACGGTCGCCCGCGAGCTGGTCGAGGCCGAGCCGCGCACCATGCGGCAGCTGCGCGAGGCCCTGATCGCCGAGTGGCCGGACGCCGACCCGCAGGCCCTCGCCGTCGCCGCCCGCTGCACGCTCCCGCTGGTCCAGGTCACCCCGCGCGGGCTGTGGGGCAGAAGCGCGCAGGTCGCCCTCACCACCGCCGAGCACTGGCTGGGCCGCCCCGCCGAACCGGCCGCCACCCCGGAGAGCGCCGTACTGCGCTACCTCGGCGCCTTCGGCCCCGCCTCGGTGAAGGACATGCAGACCTGGTCCGGTCTGACCCGGATGCGCCCCGTGTTCGAGCGGCTCCGCCCGCAGCTGGTCGCCTTCCGGGACGAGAGCGGCGTCGAACTCTTCGACCTCCCCGACGCGCCCCGCCCCGACCCGGAGACCCCGGCCCCGCCCCGCTTCCTGCCCGAGTTCGACAATCTGCTGCTCTCGCACGCCGACCGCACCCGCGTGGTGCCGCCCGCGCGCCACGGCCGCACCTGGCAGGCGAACACCTTCTACTGCCCGCTCCTCGTCGACGGCTTCCTGGCCGGCGTCTGGCGGCTGCTCGACGGCGCCCTGGTCGTCGAGCCGTTCGACAGCCTCACCCGGGCCCAGCGCGACGAGGTGACAGAGGAGGGCGCCCGCATGCTCCAGGTGCTGCACCAGGAGTCGTACGACATCCGCTTCGGGACCGTGATCCCGTGA